Proteins encoded within one genomic window of Alteribacter populi:
- a CDS encoding DUF2777 family protein, with product MDRQLAKSYVGKKVILNEGKNGQYIGLLEDIQTEPRKIWVGTLRILGLYSFPEIDLDSNQLSSPLYSENEKVFCSGNKIDLFNQDFTFSYKESIDFALKNKWNEINAQKEEAESTLTMIQQELKRRKAVHLLNEDIFVYYSLVKKNRRFYVYDEEKQEALSLDGCPFEFEIKIKDHWEKAHVVNEATFELEDGNQFELQHGDRLRLNKSQFDPYRILLNELEGPALQALERGLQQLGIFHEHNVYCHNTLLIQLLSSVEKYAFDGVNFLSYATDNQQFSVQHHYEREIQEGDHDITYDRFEFTADTGERLITTYATQFSKD from the coding sequence ATGGATCGGCAATTAGCAAAATCATATGTAGGGAAAAAAGTGATTTTAAATGAAGGTAAAAATGGTCAATATATCGGACTGTTGGAAGATATCCAAACAGAACCGCGAAAGATATGGGTGGGTACGCTCCGGATCCTAGGTTTATACAGTTTTCCGGAGATTGATCTTGATTCAAATCAATTATCTTCTCCCCTCTATTCTGAAAATGAAAAAGTGTTTTGTTCCGGAAATAAAATAGACTTATTTAATCAGGATTTCACATTTAGTTATAAAGAATCCATTGATTTCGCTCTCAAAAACAAATGGAATGAAATTAATGCTCAAAAAGAAGAAGCAGAGTCAACGTTAACAATGATTCAACAAGAGTTAAAACGGCGTAAAGCAGTACACCTGCTCAACGAAGACATTTTTGTCTATTATTCACTTGTAAAAAAGAATCGCCGTTTTTATGTTTACGATGAGGAAAAACAGGAAGCTTTGTCACTTGATGGATGTCCTTTTGAATTTGAAATCAAAATTAAAGATCATTGGGAAAAGGCTCACGTCGTCAATGAGGCAACGTTCGAACTTGAAGATGGAAATCAATTTGAACTGCAGCATGGGGACCGGTTAAGATTAAACAAATCTCAGTTTGATCCATATCGTATTTTATTAAATGAACTAGAAGGGCCTGCACTTCAAGCACTAGAGAGAGGCTTACAGCAATTAGGTATTTTTCATGAGCATAATGTTTATTGCCATAACACACTTTTAATTCAGCTTCTCAGCTCGGTTGAGAAGTATGCATTTGATGGGGTGAACTTCCTCTCTTACGCTACTGATAACCAACAGTTTTCGGTCCAGCATCATTATGAGCGTGAGATACAAGAAGGTGATCACGATATTACCTACGATCGATTTGAGTTCACAGCAGATACAGGTGAAAGGTTAATCACAACCTACGCCACTCAATTTTCAAAAGATTAA
- a CDS encoding MBL fold metallo-hydrolase → MTAHVFHLNNARYLIDGYDLGVAQRTGIYVLDEDALTLIETGPSPSIPYIVKGLAQIGKRLEDVEYVIVTHIHLDHAGGAGLLLQHCPNAKFIVHEKGAKHLKNPKRLIEGAKSVYGERFDSLFSPVLPIPQTKIKPIMHEESLMIGEDCQLTFYDTPGHANHHIGIFDHKTNTFYCGDTLGVKYPHFEEAGVSFFLPSTSPNQFDPDKMLKSMNLVRELDPNYLCFGHFGVTAATQAVYDQLEYWLPIFLEEGRRTIKAEKDVYQLKDNLLKCVILELKRMGVDVQGEAYTSLELDLFVGSMGILEYLRKTNIGNT, encoded by the coding sequence TTGACTGCTCACGTTTTTCACTTAAATAATGCTCGTTATCTAATTGATGGTTATGATTTAGGGGTGGCACAAAGGACCGGGATATATGTACTAGACGAAGATGCATTAACACTTATTGAAACTGGTCCCAGCCCCTCTATCCCTTATATTGTTAAAGGGTTAGCACAAATCGGCAAACGACTAGAAGATGTCGAATACGTAATTGTTACTCATATCCATCTTGATCACGCAGGAGGAGCAGGACTTTTGCTTCAGCATTGTCCAAATGCAAAGTTTATCGTTCATGAAAAAGGAGCTAAACACCTTAAAAATCCCAAACGCCTTATTGAAGGAGCAAAATCCGTTTATGGTGAACGTTTTGATTCGTTATTTTCCCCCGTACTACCGATCCCGCAAACGAAGATTAAACCAATTATGCATGAAGAATCATTAATGATTGGTGAAGATTGTCAATTAACCTTTTATGATACACCCGGTCACGCTAACCACCACATTGGTATTTTTGATCATAAAACGAATACGTTTTATTGTGGCGATACACTAGGAGTAAAATATCCTCACTTTGAAGAAGCTGGTGTTTCTTTCTTTTTACCCTCTACATCGCCTAATCAATTTGACCCTGACAAGATGCTAAAATCTATGAACCTTGTACGGGAATTAGACCCTAACTACCTTTGTTTTGGCCACTTTGGAGTAACAGCAGCTACCCAAGCCGTTTATGATCAACTGGAATATTGGCTCCCTATTTTTTTAGAGGAAGGGAGAAGAACCATCAAAGCGGAAAAAGATGTTTATCAATTAAAAGACAACTTGTTAAAATGTGTAATTCTAGAATTGAAAAGAATGGGTGTCGATGTTCAAGGTGAAGCATACACATCTCTTGAATTGGATCTTTTCGTAGGTTCAATGGGGATTTTGGAATATTTAAGAAAAACGAACATAGGTAACACTTAA
- the sigI gene encoding RNA polymerase sigma-I factor, with translation MLRLLKRLTINQNKTYDINETVIEIQKGNDYLENELIEQYIPFIRKTTARVCKRYINTSEDDEYSIALIAFNEAIHQYSPDKGSSFLSFASLVIRRRVIDFIRQEQRRKIPLSIDYTDDDNENMENVAEIHASFNDYYQKLESEYRREEILHLKEVLKSFKITLSDVAQQCPKHQDARENMVGIAKTVVEHEQLREKLMSKKRLPIKELTNHIRMSRKTIERNRKYIIAVAVVLMEDYRYLKDYLKEWLA, from the coding sequence GTGCTACGATTGCTCAAGCGCTTAACCATTAATCAAAATAAAACTTATGATATAAATGAAACTGTAATAGAGATTCAAAAAGGAAATGATTATTTAGAAAACGAACTAATCGAACAATACATTCCTTTTATACGAAAAACAACAGCCAGGGTTTGTAAGAGATATATCAATACATCAGAAGATGATGAATATTCAATTGCTCTGATTGCATTTAACGAGGCTATTCATCAATATTCTCCTGATAAAGGCAGCTCCTTTTTGTCATTTGCAAGCTTGGTCATTCGCCGTCGTGTGATTGACTTTATCCGACAGGAACAAAGGCGAAAAATACCTTTATCCATTGATTATACAGATGATGATAATGAAAACATGGAAAACGTCGCTGAAATTCATGCTTCGTTTAACGATTATTATCAGAAATTAGAGAGTGAGTATCGTCGAGAGGAAATCTTACATTTAAAAGAAGTTTTAAAGTCTTTCAAAATCACATTGTCAGACGTTGCACAACAATGCCCAAAGCATCAGGATGCCAGAGAGAATATGGTGGGAATTGCTAAAACTGTTGTGGAACATGAACAGCTTCGTGAAAAACTAATGTCGAAAAAGAGATTACCGATTAAAGAGCTTACTAATCATATTAGAATGAGTCGTAAAACCATTGAAAGGAACCGGAAATATATTATTGCTGTTGCGGTTGTGTTAATGGAAGATTACCGGTACCTTAAGGATTACTTGAAGGAGTGGTTAGCATGA
- a CDS encoding anti-sigma-I factor RsgI family protein, with product MKKGVVMEKHKRFMIVLTKDGKFVKARRSAEAILGEEVPYLPKKSFQVSMLYQHKTMAVPIVAILCFFIFFAGNPFLTEDKAYGVVAIDINPSIGLTLDRDYKVVKMNGYNEEGRELINQLDRDDYIGRSFDFVSHKVLDESKNLGYLDEGHSVYISTPSLFHDDQHWLSDYEGWTSSVHEEYSIDIISLLIDELAVKKADQQAVSPGKMAIFQSAEELGIAIEELKDRSMAELVNDAGNEADSLVHSATSPANEKNDSTGESSNKNYEEDKAEDTKPASYDLNKYAEKSQLTGAGKEDEKSDKQDHPEEKSKNKSEEDEDTHPSPTGGKKKGHNKGEDHPSQNGKKKGHNKGEDHPSQNGKKKGHNKGEDHPGQKGKKNGNPKGGDGHPSNNANNNGRP from the coding sequence ATGAAAAAAGGGGTCGTCATGGAGAAACATAAACGATTTATGATCGTATTAACGAAAGATGGAAAATTCGTTAAAGCTAGACGGTCTGCTGAGGCTATATTGGGAGAAGAAGTTCCCTACCTTCCAAAAAAATCGTTTCAAGTTTCAATGCTTTACCAACATAAAACCATGGCGGTTCCGATCGTTGCAATTCTTTGTTTTTTTATTTTCTTTGCAGGCAACCCTTTTTTAACGGAAGATAAAGCTTATGGTGTTGTTGCCATAGACATTAATCCGAGTATAGGTCTAACGTTGGATCGTGACTATAAGGTTGTGAAAATGAATGGATACAACGAAGAAGGCAGGGAGTTAATAAACCAACTAGATAGAGACGATTACATAGGGCGTTCGTTTGATTTTGTAAGCCACAAAGTTCTTGATGAAAGTAAAAACCTTGGGTATCTTGATGAAGGTCATAGTGTATATATTTCAACTCCATCCCTGTTTCATGATGATCAGCATTGGTTAAGTGATTATGAAGGCTGGACTTCGTCTGTTCATGAAGAATATTCAATTGATATAATTTCATTGTTGATCGATGAGCTTGCAGTTAAAAAAGCGGACCAACAAGCAGTTTCACCTGGCAAAATGGCTATCTTCCAATCGGCAGAAGAACTAGGTATTGCTATAGAAGAACTAAAGGACAGGTCCATGGCTGAACTGGTTAATGACGCTGGTAATGAAGCTGATTCCCTCGTCCATTCAGCAACTTCACCTGCCAATGAAAAAAATGACTCAACAGGTGAATCAAGTAATAAGAATTATGAAGAGGACAAAGCCGAAGATACCAAACCAGCTTCATACGACTTGAATAAATATGCTGAAAAGAGCCAATTAACAGGCGCAGGTAAAGAAGATGAAAAATCTGATAAGCAAGATCATCCTGAGGAGAAAAGTAAGAATAAGTCTGAGGAAGATGAAGACACTCACCCTTCACCTACTGGAGGAAAAAAGAAAGGTCACAATAAAGGAGAAGATCATCCTTCACAAAACGGGAAAAAGAAAGGTCACAATAAAGGAGAAGATCATCCTTCACAAAACGGGAAAAAGAAGGGTCACAATAAAGGAGAGGATCACCCCGGTCAAAAAGGAAAGAAGAACGGGAATCCTAAAGGAGGAGATGGCCACCCTTCAAACAATGCCAATAATAATGGCCGCCCATAA
- a CDS encoding toxic anion resistance protein, which produces MSEEHNKPAKNEKATEYVEKLRSEKGLHDILDTISHIGTTEQEKAGESLEALKRPVSEMMNDPNHELPEQLTKLKEVVSDLEPNYLKQGKLQRFFSKIVRKSPIDKYAKKYQTIESEVETIIEALLHGKDKLQEDTVMLQQLKEVAKERIHSLEEQIAIGKELNTMLEKEMQNEEWQEDPGAIQKGQQKVLSRVKNMQQATLVLQQSLASVDIIVENNDKLEEAIFNAITMTKNIITVTASIQLALSNQKKVIDAVQNVNESTEAMLLSNAELLKSNTEETLKTLEKPAIAIETFKKAYEDVYAAIEMTEHSNERIIESSKQFISEMDELNNKMEQKLLK; this is translated from the coding sequence ATGTCAGAAGAACACAATAAACCAGCAAAAAACGAAAAAGCGACAGAGTATGTAGAAAAACTGCGTTCTGAGAAAGGCTTACATGATATATTAGATACGATCAGTCACATTGGAACAACAGAACAGGAAAAAGCAGGTGAGTCTTTAGAAGCACTAAAAAGGCCTGTTAGCGAGATGATGAACGATCCAAATCATGAACTTCCTGAACAACTGACCAAGTTAAAAGAAGTGGTTTCAGACTTAGAACCAAATTACCTTAAACAAGGAAAATTGCAACGTTTCTTTAGCAAGATTGTTCGGAAAAGTCCAATTGACAAATATGCAAAAAAATACCAAACGATCGAATCAGAAGTCGAAACGATCATTGAAGCACTTCTTCACGGAAAGGATAAGCTCCAAGAGGATACCGTCATGCTCCAGCAATTAAAGGAAGTTGCCAAAGAGAGAATCCATTCCTTAGAAGAACAAATTGCCATCGGTAAAGAACTAAATACTATGCTTGAAAAGGAAATGCAAAATGAAGAATGGCAAGAAGATCCTGGAGCGATTCAAAAAGGTCAGCAAAAAGTCTTGTCCAGAGTGAAAAACATGCAGCAGGCTACACTTGTATTACAGCAATCATTAGCATCGGTTGATATCATTGTCGAAAATAACGATAAACTAGAAGAAGCTATTTTTAACGCGATCACGATGACAAAAAACATTATTACAGTCACTGCCTCTATACAGCTTGCGTTAAGTAACCAGAAAAAAGTCATTGATGCTGTACAAAATGTAAATGAATCAACAGAGGCAATGCTCCTTTCGAACGCAGAGCTGTTAAAATCAAATACTGAAGAAACCTTAAAGACGTTAGAAAAACCAGCGATCGCAATTGAAACATTTAAGAAAGCCTACGAAGATGTGTATGCTGCTATCGAAATGACCGAACATTCAAATGAGCGTATAATAGAATCCAGTAAACAGTTTATCTCTGAAATGGATGAACTAAATAACAAAATGGAGCAGAAACTGTTAAAATAA
- a CDS encoding NRDE family protein, which translates to MCLIGVSMKMNQQFPFIIAANRDEFLNRPALPLHQWSGSPSIYGGQDLKKGGMWMGVNSEGKVAAITNVREWPPVKRKKSRGELVKQFLLNEESSEQYLAHLRKKESEFDGYNLFVGNPDRLVYGSNRNQDQFVLKEGIYGLSNAALDTSWPKVERIKHHLSILHSCENRNKLIDELFLALSDSEPYPKEQLPNTGVGEELEKLLSPVFISTPDYGTRSSTVIVMDRNRHLSIVERRYEEGKTFETTFELQIPGQKS; encoded by the coding sequence ATGTGTTTAATTGGAGTATCGATGAAAATGAATCAGCAGTTTCCATTTATCATAGCTGCAAATCGAGATGAGTTTTTAAACAGACCCGCTTTACCGTTGCATCAATGGAGTGGTTCGCCGTCTATTTATGGTGGACAGGATCTAAAAAAAGGTGGAATGTGGATGGGGGTAAATTCTGAGGGAAAAGTCGCAGCGATAACAAATGTGAGAGAATGGCCACCAGTAAAAAGGAAAAAGTCCCGAGGAGAACTGGTTAAGCAATTTTTGCTAAATGAAGAGTCTTCTGAGCAATACCTTGCCCACTTAAGAAAAAAAGAGAGCGAGTTTGATGGATACAACCTTTTTGTTGGTAATCCTGATCGATTAGTGTATGGTTCGAATCGCAACCAAGACCAGTTTGTTTTAAAAGAAGGAATATATGGCCTTAGTAACGCAGCTTTGGATACGAGTTGGCCAAAAGTTGAACGGATTAAACATCATCTTTCAATCCTTCATTCTTGCGAAAACCGGAATAAACTAATCGATGAATTATTCCTTGCATTATCAGACTCTGAACCTTATCCGAAAGAGCAGCTTCCAAACACGGGTGTAGGGGAGGAACTGGAAAAACTGCTTTCCCCTGTTTTTATTTCAACACCTGATTATGGAACTCGCTCATCGACGGTTATCGTTATGGATCGAAATCGACATTTATCTATTGTTGAACGACGTTATGAAGAAGGGAAGACTTTCGAAACTACATTTGAACTACAAATTCCGGGTCAAAAGTCCTGA
- a CDS encoding twin-arginine translocase TatA/TatE family subunit, whose amino-acid sequence MGFQNIGIGGLILILVIALVIFGPKKLPEIGRAMGQTLKEFKASAKDLTSEDDNQSSKKQNTND is encoded by the coding sequence ATGGGTTTTCAAAACATCGGTATTGGTGGCTTGATTTTAATCTTGGTCATCGCTCTCGTCATTTTTGGACCGAAAAAGCTACCGGAAATTGGACGGGCTATGGGACAGACATTGAAAGAATTTAAAGCTTCCGCTAAGGATCTAACAAGCGAAGATGACAATCAATCATCAAAAAAACAAAATACTAATGATTAA
- the tatC gene encoding twin-arginine translocase subunit TatC, which translates to MIEENMNMLDHLSELRKRIIIVLGSFILFFVLSFIFVRDIYEWLIKDLDMQLTVLGPLDIIWIFFSIAALIAFSITIPILLFQIWLFVRPALTSSERKVTLMYIPASVILFLAGLSFGYFVVLPLVLNFLLGLGEGMFQTMFTPDRYFEFVLRMTVPFSFLFELPLVVMFLTSLGLITPFGLRKNRKYAFFAIVVISVLISPPDFISDILVIIPLILLYEISITLSSLVYRKKHREANQLSQ; encoded by the coding sequence ATGATAGAAGAAAATATGAATATGCTCGACCACTTAAGTGAGCTTAGAAAGAGAATTATCATCGTTTTAGGTTCATTTATATTATTTTTTGTTTTGAGTTTTATTTTTGTACGAGATATTTATGAATGGTTAATTAAAGATTTAGATATGCAATTAACGGTACTTGGACCATTGGATATCATATGGATTTTCTTTAGTATTGCAGCTCTGATTGCATTTTCAATTACAATTCCAATTTTGTTGTTTCAAATTTGGCTGTTTGTTCGTCCCGCTTTAACAAGCTCAGAAAGAAAAGTAACGTTAATGTACATTCCAGCTTCTGTTATTTTATTTTTAGCTGGCTTGAGTTTCGGTTATTTTGTAGTTCTCCCGCTAGTCTTAAACTTCTTACTTGGTTTAGGAGAGGGCATGTTTCAAACCATGTTCACACCGGATCGGTATTTTGAGTTCGTCTTGCGTATGACGGTGCCTTTTAGTTTCTTGTTTGAACTTCCATTAGTGGTTATGTTTTTAACAAGTTTAGGCTTGATCACGCCATTTGGGTTAAGGAAAAACCGAAAGTACGCCTTTTTTGCGATTGTTGTCATTTCTGTGCTCATCTCGCCACCAGATTTTATTTCTGATATCTTAGTTATTATTCCACTCATCTTGTTGTACGAAATTAGTATTACGTTATCTTCACTTGTTTATCGGAAAAAGCACCGAGAGGCGAATCAACTTTCTCAGTAA
- a CDS encoding deoxynucleoside kinase produces MKKESFNIPDDALITLAGTVGVGKSTLTNALSERLGFQASFEKVDGNPYLEDYYADFKTWSFHLQIYFLAERFKQQKQMHETGIGYVQDRSIYEDVGIFAKMQHDNGNMTKRDYDTYHSLFEAMVMSPYFPKPDVLIYIDGSLDKILERINLRGREMETKTPRTFWEDLYKRYQEWIREFNVCPVLHLDIEAYDCRDPQSVNRILEGVETLINNKDEQYLKLSRETVNKA; encoded by the coding sequence ATGAAAAAGGAATCTTTTAATATCCCTGACGATGCACTAATAACGTTAGCTGGAACAGTGGGTGTCGGGAAATCAACGTTAACTAATGCCCTTTCAGAAAGGCTTGGCTTTCAAGCTTCGTTCGAAAAAGTTGATGGCAATCCATATTTAGAAGATTATTACGCTGATTTTAAGACGTGGTCCTTTCATTTGCAAATTTATTTTCTAGCTGAGCGATTTAAACAGCAAAAGCAAATGCATGAAACGGGAATCGGCTATGTACAGGACAGAAGTATTTATGAGGATGTTGGGATATTTGCAAAGATGCAACACGATAATGGTAATATGACAAAACGTGACTACGATACTTACCATTCCTTATTTGAAGCCATGGTCATGTCCCCTTATTTCCCAAAGCCTGATGTATTGATTTACATCGATGGCAGTCTGGACAAAATTCTTGAGCGTATTAACCTAAGGGGCAGAGAAATGGAGACGAAGACCCCTCGCACTTTCTGGGAGGACCTTTATAAAAGATATCAGGAATGGATTCGAGAGTTCAATGTTTGTCCAGTGCTTCATTTGGATATTGAAGCGTACGATTGCAGAGATCCGCAATCAGTTAATCGTATCCTGGAGGGTGTTGAAACATTAATTAACAACAAAGACGAACAGTACCTAAAGCTTTCTAGGGAAACTGTAAATAAGGCGTAA
- a CDS encoding deoxynucleoside kinase, translating into MKSHVPFIAVEGPIGVGKTSLAEKLSDEFSYYLLKEIVEENPFLGKFYENIEEWSFQTEMFFLCNRFKQLEDIQVNQLTKNQPVVSDYHIFKNRIFAKQTLKDHHFQKYDQIYQLLAEELPRPNVIIYLQASLDTLLSRIAKRGRSIEQQIDPEYLNQLSKDYEMFIQTFKETHPDIPVLTFSGDELDFIQRKRDFQEIVEKVSQSIHESKSQIRTEMKPINGVKA; encoded by the coding sequence ATGAAGTCACATGTACCGTTTATTGCTGTTGAGGGCCCGATAGGGGTTGGAAAAACATCTCTGGCGGAAAAACTCTCTGACGAATTCAGCTATTATTTATTAAAAGAAATTGTCGAAGAAAATCCATTTCTAGGGAAATTTTATGAAAACATTGAGGAGTGGAGTTTTCAAACGGAAATGTTTTTCCTTTGCAATCGTTTTAAGCAACTTGAAGATATCCAAGTGAACCAACTAACTAAAAATCAACCTGTTGTTAGCGATTATCACATTTTTAAAAATCGTATTTTTGCCAAACAAACATTGAAGGACCATCATTTTCAAAAATATGATCAAATCTACCAGCTTCTAGCAGAAGAACTTCCTAGACCTAACGTCATTATTTATTTGCAAGCAAGTTTAGATACACTGTTATCTCGAATTGCAAAACGCGGGCGTTCCATCGAGCAACAAATTGACCCAGAATACCTTAACCAGTTATCTAAGGACTATGAAATGTTCATACAAACATTTAAAGAAACGCACCCGGATATTCCGGTTCTCACTTTTTCGGGAGATGAGCTGGACTTTATACAACGAAAACGAGATTTCCAAGAGATTGTTGAAAAAGTGAGTCAATCAATTCACGAATCAAAATCGCAAATCCGAACAGAAATGAAACCTATAAACGGAGTGAAAGCATAA
- a CDS encoding DegV family protein: MSKKVKIVTDSTLDLPKEAIDKLDVTIVPLSVTIDGKSYIDGIDITPGEFVKKLVTSESIPQSSQPSVGSFVEVFNKLGEDGSQVLSIHMTAGMSGTFNSAQTAAQMSESNVTVIDSGFTSVALSFQVKEAAKMALEGSALAKIKERVNTIKENTSLYIMVDTLEYLVKGGRIGRGKALVGSLLKIKPLASLADGVYTPVTKVRTHMQMLNFFSKKFKEETAGKKVKEIGIAHVEASALANKLKESIKQLTDFDDISIIETTPIISTHTGPGAIALMYYADPE, encoded by the coding sequence GTGAGTAAAAAAGTAAAGATCGTTACAGATTCAACACTAGATTTACCTAAAGAAGCAATCGATAAATTAGATGTTACAATTGTCCCGTTATCCGTGACGATAGATGGAAAATCTTATATTGATGGAATCGATATAACACCTGGAGAGTTTGTAAAAAAGCTCGTTACATCAGAGTCTATTCCTCAAAGTTCCCAACCTTCCGTCGGTTCATTTGTGGAAGTTTTTAATAAGCTTGGTGAAGATGGTAGTCAAGTACTTTCAATTCATATGACTGCGGGAATGAGCGGGACCTTTAACTCCGCTCAAACAGCTGCACAAATGAGTGAAAGTAATGTAACCGTCATTGATTCAGGCTTCACATCCGTTGCCTTATCTTTTCAAGTAAAAGAAGCAGCTAAAATGGCCCTCGAAGGATCGGCTCTTGCAAAAATTAAAGAACGTGTTAACACGATTAAAGAAAATACCTCACTTTACATTATGGTCGATACATTAGAGTATTTAGTCAAAGGTGGTCGCATTGGCAGAGGGAAAGCACTAGTAGGTTCCTTATTAAAAATAAAACCACTAGCCTCGCTTGCTGATGGTGTTTATACACCTGTGACGAAAGTTCGGACACATATGCAAATGCTGAACTTCTTTTCAAAAAAGTTTAAGGAAGAGACAGCGGGCAAAAAAGTGAAGGAAATCGGCATTGCTCACGTAGAAGCTTCAGCATTAGCAAATAAGCTTAAAGAATCAATCAAGCAATTAACCGATTTTGACGATATTTCAATCATTGAAACAACTCCGATTATAAGTACCCATACCGGACCCGGAGCAATCGCGCTCATGTATTACGCAGATCCCGAATAA